A stretch of Gemmatimonas aurantiaca T-27 DNA encodes these proteins:
- a CDS encoding trans-sulfuration enzyme family protein, with protein MTRIYDEDLAGGLATRAIHAGQRPDEVSGAIMTPLYLTSTYVQESIGVNKGYEYARGKNPTRQALERNVATLEGGRHGFAFSSGMGCLDSIMKLFRAGDHIVCAENVYGGTFRLFDRILRHLGLSFSYVDTSDPQRVAEAMTPATRALLVETPTNPLMRLTDLRAMSDIAKRHQALLIVDNTFATPVFQRPLELGADIVWHSTTKYINGHSDMIGGLAVVLEDDLADRLQFILNAAGAVPGPFDAWLALRGTKTLPLRMKQHDINGRAVANFLLGRLGEERVIYPGLAHHPHHELAKQQMSAFGGMMTLELGSIDNARRFLERVRVFSLAESLGGVESLTNHPYSMTHGSVPADVKQAMGLTDGMVRLSCGIEDTEDLIADLEQALEGL; from the coding sequence ATGACGCGCATTTACGACGAAGATCTTGCGGGTGGCCTCGCCACGCGCGCCATCCACGCTGGCCAACGCCCCGACGAAGTCTCGGGCGCCATCATGACGCCGCTCTACCTCACGTCCACCTACGTGCAGGAGAGCATCGGCGTCAACAAGGGGTACGAGTACGCTCGCGGAAAGAACCCCACGCGCCAGGCGCTCGAGCGCAATGTGGCGACGCTTGAAGGCGGCCGGCACGGCTTCGCCTTCAGCAGCGGCATGGGATGCCTCGATTCGATCATGAAACTGTTCCGTGCCGGCGATCACATTGTGTGTGCCGAAAATGTCTACGGCGGCACATTCCGGCTGTTCGATCGAATCCTGCGCCATCTGGGACTGTCCTTCTCGTACGTGGACACCAGTGATCCACAGCGGGTGGCCGAGGCCATGACTCCGGCCACACGGGCGCTCCTCGTGGAGACGCCGACCAATCCGCTGATGCGGCTCACCGATCTTCGTGCCATGAGCGACATCGCCAAGCGGCACCAGGCCCTGCTGATCGTGGACAACACCTTCGCGACGCCGGTCTTCCAGCGTCCGTTGGAGCTCGGTGCCGATATCGTCTGGCACTCGACCACGAAGTACATCAACGGTCACTCTGATATGATCGGCGGCCTCGCAGTGGTTCTTGAGGACGACCTCGCGGATCGCCTGCAGTTCATCCTGAACGCCGCGGGTGCCGTGCCCGGCCCCTTCGACGCCTGGCTGGCCCTGCGTGGCACCAAGACGCTGCCCCTGCGCATGAAGCAGCACGACATCAATGGCCGCGCGGTCGCCAACTTCCTCCTCGGTCGCCTGGGTGAGGAGCGCGTGATCTATCCGGGATTGGCCCATCATCCACACCACGAACTGGCCAAACAGCAGATGTCGGCGTTTGGCGGCATGATGACGCTCGAACTGGGCTCCATCGACAACGCCCGCCGGTTCCTCGAGCGGGTCCGAGTTTTCTCGTTGGCGGAATCCCTGGGCGGTGTAGAGAGCCTCACCAATCACCCGTACTCGATGACCCACGGCTCAGTCCCGGCCGATGTGAAGCAAGCGATGGGGCTGACGGACGGGATGGTACGCCTGAGCTGCGGCATTGAGGACACCGAGGACCTGATTGCGGATCTCGAGCAGGCGCTCGAAGGGCTGTGA
- the purD gene encoding phosphoribosylamine--glycine ligase has translation MKILLLGSGGREHALADTLLRENTSIELIAAPGNPGIAELGRMIDIDVNDPRIVAAAAEREQVDLVVVGPEAPLAAGVVDYLQERRIPAFGPTAGAATVETSKADTKALMMAAGIPTAHAETHRDAASAKDAVRARFGAPVVIKASGLAAGKGVIVCQSEKEAFDAIDRILDDRAFGDAGSECLVESFMTGEELSLFAVTDGYDVLPMIGAQDHKRLLDGDEGPNTGGMGAYTPVSFSTPALVDDVTERVLLPTLHALRKRGTPFTGLLYAGLMLTPDGPKVVEFNCRFGDPETQAILPMLTSSLLDPMLAVARGARIGSMSAFTWRPGASVTTVVASRGYPDAPRKGAEISLPDFGSDVRVFHAGTSRDASGVLRTSGGRVFGVTALADTFAAAQRASRDAAARIEFDGAIFRSDIGWREAARIA, from the coding sequence GTGAAAATCCTCCTCCTCGGCTCCGGCGGCCGTGAACACGCGCTCGCCGATACGCTCCTGCGTGAAAACACGTCGATCGAATTGATCGCGGCGCCCGGCAATCCCGGCATCGCCGAGTTGGGTCGCATGATCGATATCGACGTGAACGACCCGCGTATCGTGGCCGCCGCCGCCGAGCGTGAGCAGGTTGATCTCGTGGTGGTGGGCCCGGAGGCCCCGCTGGCGGCCGGTGTGGTGGACTATCTGCAGGAACGTCGTATTCCTGCCTTTGGCCCAACGGCGGGAGCGGCCACGGTCGAAACATCGAAGGCCGACACGAAGGCGCTGATGATGGCAGCGGGCATTCCCACGGCGCACGCAGAAACCCATCGTGACGCCGCGTCGGCCAAGGACGCGGTGCGGGCGCGTTTTGGTGCGCCGGTGGTGATCAAGGCCAGTGGTCTGGCCGCTGGCAAGGGCGTGATCGTGTGCCAGAGTGAGAAGGAAGCATTCGACGCCATCGACCGGATTCTCGATGATCGGGCATTCGGTGATGCGGGCAGCGAGTGCCTCGTGGAATCGTTCATGACGGGTGAAGAGCTGTCGCTCTTTGCGGTCACTGATGGTTATGACGTCCTGCCCATGATCGGCGCGCAGGACCACAAGCGCCTGCTCGATGGTGATGAGGGGCCGAACACCGGGGGTATGGGTGCGTACACGCCGGTGTCGTTCTCCACGCCCGCGTTGGTGGACGACGTGACCGAACGCGTGCTGTTGCCCACATTGCATGCTCTGCGCAAGCGCGGCACACCGTTCACCGGGCTGCTGTATGCCGGGTTGATGCTCACCCCCGATGGCCCCAAGGTGGTGGAGTTCAACTGTCGCTTTGGCGATCCCGAAACGCAGGCCATTTTGCCGATGCTCACGAGCAGCCTGCTCGATCCGATGCTCGCCGTGGCACGTGGCGCGCGGATCGGCAGCATGTCGGCATTCACGTGGCGTCCGGGGGCGAGTGTCACCACGGTGGTGGCATCGCGCGGCTATCCGGATGCGCCGCGCAAGGGAGCGGAGATTTCCCTTCCGGATTTCGGTAGTGACGTGCGGGTGTTCCACGCTGGCACGAGTCGGGATGCCTCTGGCGTCCTGCGCACCAGTGGAGGTCGTGTCTTTGGTGTGACGGCGCTGGCTGACACCTTTGCGGCCGCACAGCGGGCCAGTCGTGATGCCGCGGCCCGTATCGAGTTCGATGGCGCAATTTTCCGGTCCGACATCGGCTGGCGGGAAGCCGCGCGGATTGCCTGA
- a CDS encoding M48 family metallopeptidase, translated as MPTTPLTQISSVSWEHPADRAALQTLRALPGFDEVVRKIASVFGERGVRNLFLGDAVLVGPTQRPRLHALYQEVLATLDWPNAGLPAPQLYVAQTPIANAGAVGFDQPFIVISSGTLELLEPDEQRFVLAQQLGHIMTGRTTYRTIALIVLFFGMSALPLLASIALLPFQLALLEWYRKSELSADRAGMLGTQDTRASLMTFLKLAGGRADGDSIDLDAYLAQAADYELGGTAWDSVLKALNTALREHPFHTVRAGELRRWEQTGAYGTIVGGDYIRRGSEAERPLHDDIKDARDYYADKAKAAAETVGDVINRAADAFRDAFRAAATATSAAAGDGPGPDAPPPPPPPPPPPAPAPPPTN; from the coding sequence ATGCCCACCACCCCGCTTACGCAGATTTCGTCGGTCAGCTGGGAGCACCCGGCCGATCGCGCGGCGCTGCAGACCCTGCGCGCCCTTCCCGGTTTCGATGAAGTCGTCCGCAAGATCGCCAGCGTCTTTGGCGAGCGCGGCGTCCGAAACCTCTTCCTCGGCGACGCGGTCCTTGTTGGCCCGACGCAACGCCCCCGACTTCACGCGCTGTACCAGGAAGTTCTGGCCACGCTCGACTGGCCTAACGCCGGCCTGCCGGCGCCGCAGCTCTATGTGGCACAAACCCCGATCGCCAACGCCGGCGCCGTTGGATTCGACCAGCCGTTCATCGTGATCAGCTCGGGCACGTTGGAACTGCTCGAACCCGATGAGCAGCGCTTCGTGCTCGCCCAGCAGCTCGGCCACATCATGACCGGGCGCACGACGTATCGCACCATTGCGCTGATCGTGCTGTTCTTCGGCATGAGCGCCCTGCCCCTGCTTGCCTCCATCGCACTGTTGCCGTTCCAACTGGCTCTGCTCGAGTGGTACCGCAAGTCGGAGCTTTCGGCCGATCGCGCCGGCATGCTCGGCACGCAGGACACGCGGGCCAGTCTCATGACGTTTCTCAAGCTCGCCGGCGGACGGGCAGACGGTGACAGCATCGATCTCGATGCCTACCTCGCACAGGCTGCCGACTACGAGCTGGGTGGCACGGCATGGGACAGCGTGCTCAAGGCGCTCAATACGGCGTTGCGGGAACACCCGTTCCACACGGTGCGCGCGGGTGAACTGCGCCGCTGGGAACAGACAGGCGCGTACGGCACCATCGTAGGGGGCGACTACATCCGTCGCGGGTCAGAGGCTGAACGTCCACTGCACGACGACATCAAGGACGCGCGCGATTACTACGCCGACAAGGCGAAGGCCGCCGCAGAGACGGTCGGCGATGTGATCAACCGCGCCGCCGACGCGTTCCGTGATGCCTTCCGTGCGGCGGCAACCGCTACATCGGCCGCGGCGGGCGATGGACCAGGACCGGATGCGCCACCGCCGCCGCCTCCACCACCGCCCCCACCAGCCCCGGCGCCACCGCCAACGAACTAG
- the glmM gene encoding phosphoglucosamine mutase yields the protein MAFDGLMVSVSGVRGRVGDALTPEVIATFAAAFGAWASRTGNRRVVVGRDSRVSGPMFTRIVHGALESVGCTVIDIGMVPTPTIQLAVEHHHAAGGLGITASHNPIEWNALKFIGPSGLFLSAAEGAEMRSLLERGIPRATWDQLGSIEQDDDAINRHIAQVLALPWLDVPGIRARRFRVALDCCHGAGSVIMPALLTELGCEVYAINMEADGRFHRPPEPVAENLGELEALVRGSNADIGFATDPDVDRLALVLDDGKAPGEDYTLAFAARTVLRHRPGPVVTNLSTSKVVSDVAHELGVPFHFASVGEVNVAIAMRDAGATIGGEGNGGVILPELHLGRDAPVGAALMLQVMLEEGRPLSALVADRPRYVIVKDKLDRPDAPLDTVYAALRAAFPDASADTQDGLRLDWPDRWVHLRPSGTEPIVRVIAEAPTDAAARHLISQAREPLDALVSL from the coding sequence ATGGCGTTTGATGGGTTGATGGTGAGCGTGTCGGGTGTGCGCGGTCGGGTTGGTGACGCGCTCACACCGGAAGTCATCGCGACATTTGCTGCGGCGTTTGGTGCGTGGGCTTCACGCACGGGAAATCGCCGTGTGGTGGTGGGGCGCGACAGTCGTGTCTCCGGGCCGATGTTCACGCGTATCGTACACGGCGCGCTCGAATCGGTCGGATGCACGGTCATCGATATCGGCATGGTTCCGACGCCCACGATTCAGCTCGCGGTCGAACATCATCATGCCGCGGGTGGCCTTGGCATCACGGCGAGCCACAACCCGATCGAATGGAACGCGCTCAAGTTCATCGGACCGTCCGGTCTGTTCCTCTCTGCTGCCGAAGGCGCGGAGATGCGGTCTTTGTTGGAGCGGGGCATCCCGCGCGCCACGTGGGACCAACTGGGAAGCATCGAGCAGGACGATGATGCGATCAATCGTCATATCGCGCAGGTGTTGGCATTGCCCTGGCTCGATGTGCCTGGCATTCGCGCGCGACGTTTCCGGGTGGCGCTGGATTGCTGTCATGGGGCCGGCAGCGTGATCATGCCTGCGTTGCTCACCGAACTCGGTTGTGAAGTGTACGCCATCAACATGGAAGCGGATGGGCGTTTCCATCGTCCGCCGGAACCCGTGGCGGAAAACCTTGGCGAACTCGAAGCGCTCGTGCGTGGCTCCAACGCCGACATCGGATTCGCCACCGATCCCGATGTCGACCGCCTGGCACTGGTGCTCGACGATGGCAAGGCGCCGGGCGAGGACTACACGCTGGCGTTTGCGGCTCGTACGGTGCTGCGGCACCGGCCGGGCCCCGTGGTGACCAATCTGTCCACCAGCAAGGTGGTGTCCGATGTGGCGCATGAACTGGGCGTGCCGTTCCACTTCGCCAGTGTCGGTGAGGTGAACGTGGCCATCGCCATGCGTGATGCCGGCGCCACGATCGGTGGTGAAGGCAATGGGGGGGTCATCCTGCCCGAGTTGCATCTGGGACGTGATGCGCCGGTAGGCGCCGCGCTCATGTTGCAGGTGATGCTCGAAGAAGGCCGGCCGTTGTCGGCGTTGGTTGCCGATCGCCCGCGGTATGTGATTGTGAAAGACAAGCTCGATCGCCCGGATGCGCCGCTCGATACGGTGTATGCGGCGCTCCGGGCTGCATTTCCGGATGCCTCGGCAGACACGCAGGACGGCCTGCGTCTCGACTGGCCGGACCGTTGGGTGCACCTGCGCCCGTCGGGCACCGAGCCCATCGTGCGCGTGATTGCCGAAGCCCCCACCGACGCCGCGGCGCGTCATCTGATTTCGCAGGCCCGCGAGCCGCTCGACGCGCTCGTTTCCCTTTGA
- the mutM gene encoding bifunctional DNA-formamidopyrimidine glycosylase/DNA-(apurinic or apyrimidinic site) lyase has product MAQFSGPTSAGGKPRGLPELPETETIARDLHAMVVGSVVRDVSVPRPDVLREIAAADLCSALSGGRITRVWRRAKLIVLDLTLADRQNSHLVVQPRFTGGLLVDDGTLPTSEFAYSCVAMSLGDGRTLHYRDVRRLGTVALMPEARFLEYSSGLGPEPLDQTFDATAFSGCVRLSHQSIKVVLMDQRRLAGVGNIYANEALWRAGIDPSREASSLTFAEAERLHTALRDVLTASIAARGTSFRDYRDARGERGTFVEQLAAYGRGGEPCPRCGRRLVVTHAVDGRSTVFCPGCQF; this is encoded by the coding sequence ATGGCGCAATTTTCCGGTCCGACATCGGCTGGCGGGAAGCCGCGCGGATTGCCTGAACTGCCGGAAACGGAGACCATCGCGCGCGATCTGCACGCGATGGTGGTGGGCAGCGTGGTGCGGGATGTTTCGGTGCCCCGCCCCGATGTGCTGCGTGAGATTGCCGCAGCGGATTTGTGCAGCGCCTTGTCTGGTGGGCGCATCACCCGGGTGTGGCGCCGCGCCAAGCTGATCGTGCTCGACCTCACGCTGGCCGATAGGCAGAACAGCCACCTCGTGGTGCAGCCGCGCTTCACTGGTGGGCTGCTGGTGGACGACGGCACGTTGCCGACCAGCGAGTTTGCCTACAGTTGTGTGGCGATGTCTCTCGGCGATGGTCGCACCCTCCACTATCGCGACGTGCGCCGGCTGGGCACGGTGGCGCTGATGCCAGAGGCGCGATTTCTCGAATATTCGTCGGGGCTGGGCCCCGAGCCCCTTGACCAAACATTCGACGCAACTGCATTTTCGGGTTGTGTTCGGTTATCGCATCAGTCCATCAAAGTCGTTTTGATGGATCAGCGGCGATTGGCCGGCGTTGGCAACATCTACGCGAACGAGGCCCTGTGGCGCGCCGGCATCGATCCTTCCCGAGAAGCTTCCTCGTTGACGTTTGCCGAGGCAGAACGGCTGCACACCGCGTTGCGCGACGTGCTGACGGCGAGCATCGCGGCCCGTGGCACCAGTTTCCGCGACTATCGGGATGCGCGAGGTGAGCGTGGCACCTTCGTTGAGCAACTGGCCGCCTACGGACGCGGCGGGGAACCCTGCCCTCGCTGCGGTCGACGGCTCGTGGTCACCCACGCCGTGGACGGCCGCAGCACGGTCTTCTGCCCGGGCTGCCAGTTCTAG
- the glmS gene encoding glutamine--fructose-6-phosphate transaminase (isomerizing), whose protein sequence is MCGIVGYVGDRIATPMLVEGLKRLEYRGYDSAGVAIMNGKGVETRRAAGKISRLESVIAADPPLGTMGIAHTRWATHGPPTETNAHPHVSQNGKIAVVHNGIIENATVLKAGLESRGYVFKSDTDTEVLAHLIEAAYAGNLEAAVIEALSQVDGTYGIAVISSDEKEKIVAARKGSPLLLGIGEGEYYIASDASAILSHTRHVVYLDDGDIAVLTRDGYKVVDLDSTLQEKPVTRIEWDLAQIERGGYPHFMLKEIFEQPTTVENTMRGRLILEEGFSKLGGLNIPKEELLAVDNIIITACGTSWHSALIGEMMIEELCRIPVEVEYASEFRYRNPIVTPRTLCIVISQSGETADTLAAMREAKRRGARTLGLVNVVGSTIAREDDGGIYLHAGPEIGVASTKAFTSQVVALALFTLKLARLRDMSVERGRELAQALAKLPEQIQSILDRAGEIEEVAEEFKRASNFLYLGRGYNFPAALEGALKLKEISYIHAEGYPAAEMKHGPIALIDEMMPVVCIAPHDSVFDKITSNIQEVKARKGKIIAITTRDEPSLAGKLDYEFRVPETVDLLTPILASIPLQLLAYYIAVKRGCNVDQPRNLAKSVTVE, encoded by the coding sequence ATGTGCGGAATTGTTGGCTACGTAGGTGACCGGATCGCGACGCCGATGCTGGTCGAAGGCCTCAAGCGGCTGGAGTATCGCGGCTATGATTCGGCCGGTGTGGCGATCATGAATGGCAAGGGGGTCGAGACGCGGCGTGCCGCCGGCAAGATCTCGCGCCTCGAGTCGGTCATCGCGGCCGATCCGCCGCTCGGCACCATGGGCATCGCGCACACGCGCTGGGCCACCCATGGTCCGCCAACGGAAACGAATGCGCACCCCCACGTCAGCCAGAACGGCAAGATCGCGGTGGTGCACAACGGCATCATTGAAAACGCCACCGTGCTCAAGGCGGGACTCGAATCACGTGGGTACGTGTTCAAGTCGGACACGGACACGGAGGTGTTGGCTCACCTCATCGAGGCGGCCTATGCGGGCAACCTCGAAGCGGCGGTGATCGAAGCACTGAGCCAGGTGGACGGCACGTACGGCATCGCCGTGATCTCCAGCGACGAGAAGGAGAAGATCGTGGCGGCCCGCAAGGGCAGTCCGCTGCTGCTCGGCATCGGCGAAGGGGAGTACTACATCGCGTCCGATGCGTCGGCCATCCTGTCGCACACGCGCCATGTGGTCTATCTCGATGACGGTGATATCGCGGTGCTCACGCGCGACGGCTACAAGGTGGTCGATCTCGACTCGACGTTGCAGGAAAAGCCGGTCACACGCATCGAGTGGGATCTGGCGCAGATCGAGCGCGGCGGATACCCGCACTTCATGCTCAAGGAGATTTTCGAGCAGCCGACCACGGTGGAAAACACCATGCGTGGCCGCCTCATTCTCGAAGAAGGGTTCTCCAAGCTGGGTGGCCTCAATATCCCGAAGGAAGAGCTGCTCGCCGTCGACAACATCATCATCACGGCGTGTGGCACCAGTTGGCACTCGGCGCTCATCGGCGAAATGATGATCGAAGAGCTCTGCCGCATCCCGGTGGAAGTGGAGTACGCCTCGGAGTTCCGCTACCGCAATCCGATTGTCACGCCGCGCACGTTGTGCATCGTGATTTCGCAGTCCGGCGAGACGGCGGATACACTCGCCGCCATGCGTGAAGCCAAGCGTCGTGGTGCACGTACGCTCGGTCTCGTGAACGTGGTGGGATCCACCATCGCCCGCGAAGACGATGGCGGCATCTACCTGCACGCCGGACCGGAAATCGGCGTGGCCTCCACCAAGGCGTTCACGAGTCAGGTGGTGGCGCTGGCCCTGTTCACGCTCAAGCTCGCGCGTCTGCGTGACATGAGCGTGGAGCGCGGCCGCGAACTCGCGCAGGCGCTCGCCAAGCTGCCCGAACAGATCCAGAGTATTCTCGATCGGGCGGGTGAGATCGAAGAGGTGGCCGAGGAATTCAAGCGCGCTTCGAATTTCCTGTACCTGGGCCGTGGCTACAATTTCCCGGCGGCACTCGAGGGTGCCCTCAAGCTCAAGGAAATCTCGTACATCCACGCCGAAGGGTATCCGGCGGCCGAAATGAAGCACGGCCCCATCGCCCTCATCGACGAGATGATGCCGGTGGTGTGCATCGCGCCACATGACTCGGTGTTCGACAAGATCACGTCGAACATCCAGGAAGTGAAAGCGCGTAAGGGCAAGATCATTGCCATCACCACCCGCGATGAACCGTCGCTGGCGGGCAAGCTCGACTACGAGTTCCGTGTGCCGGAGACGGTGGATCTGCTCACGCCGATCCTGGCGTCGATTCCGTTGCAGTTGCTGGCCTACTACATCGCCGTGAAGCGGGGGTGCAACGTGGACCAGCCGCGCAACCTGGCCAAGAGCGTCACGGTCGAATAA
- a CDS encoding HD domain-containing phosphohydrolase, which translates to MNMHYALTGELRRCLIVDDEPSMRGILRRLMTAEGFECLEASSGSEALERLAAEPVPLMLSDFHMPGMDGAELLRQVRERWPHTAVVMITAISDVNLAVRCLDSGALDYLTKPFSIEEVRARVAQALEKRRLLLENQAYRDHLEERVSLQARKYEELFLASLQSLADALEVKDAYTWGHSTRVSRYAVAIARELGVPSPRLEQLELGSRLHDIGKIGVREGILNKEGPLTDEEYLHVMEHPVIGWRLLSPLLQEMPHALAVVRSHHERFDGCGSPDALRAGDIPLEARITAVADSFDAMTSGRPYRDGMPVDEAIAELRQCSGTQFDPQCVAAFEQAIARQTFPLPDWSVRRQTRLQIVA; encoded by the coding sequence ATGAACATGCATTACGCGCTCACGGGTGAGCTGCGCCGATGTCTCATTGTGGATGACGAACCCTCGATGCGTGGCATTCTCCGTCGTTTGATGACGGCGGAAGGGTTCGAATGTCTCGAGGCATCGTCGGGAAGCGAAGCACTGGAACGGCTCGCCGCCGAACCCGTGCCGTTGATGCTCTCCGATTTCCACATGCCGGGCATGGACGGTGCGGAACTGCTACGGCAGGTCCGGGAACGGTGGCCGCACACCGCCGTCGTCATGATCACCGCGATCTCCGATGTGAACCTCGCCGTGCGCTGTCTCGACAGTGGGGCGCTCGACTATCTCACGAAGCCGTTCTCGATCGAAGAAGTGCGCGCCCGTGTGGCACAGGCGCTCGAGAAACGTCGGTTGTTGCTGGAGAACCAGGCGTATCGGGATCATCTGGAAGAGCGGGTGTCGCTGCAGGCGCGCAAATACGAAGAGCTCTTCCTGGCGTCGTTGCAATCACTGGCCGATGCACTGGAAGTGAAAGACGCCTACACGTGGGGACACTCGACCCGAGTTTCGCGATATGCGGTGGCGATTGCCCGTGAACTGGGCGTGCCGTCGCCGCGACTGGAACAACTGGAGCTGGGCAGTCGTTTGCATGACATCGGCAAGATCGGGGTGCGCGAAGGCATCCTGAACAAGGAGGGGCCGCTGACCGATGAGGAATATCTCCATGTGATGGAGCATCCGGTCATCGGCTGGCGCCTGCTGTCGCCGCTGCTGCAGGAGATGCCGCATGCGCTGGCCGTCGTACGGTCTCATCATGAACGTTTCGACGGGTGTGGCAGCCCGGATGCACTGCGGGCCGGAGATATTCCGCTCGAAGCGCGCATCACCGCCGTGGCCGATTCGTTCGATGCCATGACCAGTGGCCGCCCGTATCGTGATGGCATGCCGGTGGACGAGGCGATCGCCGAACTACGTCAGTGCTCCGGCACGCAGTTCGATCCGCAATGTGTCGCGGCCTTCGAACAGGCCATCGCACGCCAGACCTTCCCGCTGCCGGATTGGTCAGTGCGGCGTCAGACGCGTCTGCAGATCGTCGCCTGA